Proteins from a genomic interval of Planctomycetota bacterium:
- a CDS encoding sulfatase-like hydrolase/transferase, translated as MAKPDSQRRNVLVILCDQLRKDFLPAYGCEAIQTPAIDRLAAMGVTFDRAITMPVCAPARATMMTGRYPSDHGVWSNDIPFRPGVDFVADRMNALGYRTGCFGKLHHAPADDVKGFQVHRQVEEGRLGDRDGYLMWLRQRHPEAKQFNLKPGRYEFAFDEEEHCEHWIASEAIDFLNDSDPRPSFTWVSFQGPHDPLDPPASVVGSCDSSKLPTPIPTQELEVDVHATRRCILGLRHNDPNILARRTAYAESIVFIDRQIGRILDALETSGRLEHTTILFAADHGDMLGDLDLVEKGPFPYSAQLEVPMILANQNTVESGVRTDTLVNVIDIPGTAIDIGGDERGIGMAESLVDLASGKSERRRSINFSEFCNAFKLVEDQRYRYACYPFTSQRQLFDLESDPFCLENLADQPEQASRVAEMERHVLDFACLTHGVRVEAHDLVMAQQETLERLWPRYAEEMPIMFPLTAAQRDALAAAGLPAEMNRVFETRTPTRRYQPAYWEKTSS; from the coding sequence ATGGCCAAACCCGATTCGCAACGACGCAACGTTCTGGTCATCCTCTGCGACCAGCTCCGCAAGGACTTCCTGCCGGCCTACGGCTGTGAGGCGATCCAGACGCCGGCCATCGACCGGCTCGCGGCGATGGGCGTGACCTTCGACAGGGCGATCACCATGCCCGTCTGCGCGCCCGCAAGGGCCACGATGATGACCGGTCGCTACCCCAGCGACCACGGCGTCTGGAGCAACGACATCCCATTCCGGCCCGGTGTCGACTTCGTGGCCGACCGCATGAACGCACTGGGCTACCGGACGGGTTGCTTCGGGAAGCTCCACCACGCACCGGCGGACGACGTGAAGGGTTTCCAGGTGCACCGCCAGGTGGAAGAGGGCCGACTCGGCGATCGCGACGGTTATCTGATGTGGCTTCGACAACGGCATCCCGAGGCGAAGCAGTTCAACCTGAAGCCCGGCCGGTACGAGTTCGCCTTTGATGAAGAGGAGCACTGCGAGCACTGGATCGCCAGCGAAGCCATCGACTTCCTGAACGACAGCGACCCTCGGCCGAGCTTTACATGGGTGTCCTTCCAGGGGCCGCACGATCCGCTCGATCCGCCCGCGTCGGTCGTCGGGTCGTGTGACTCGTCGAAGCTGCCGACGCCGATCCCGACGCAGGAGCTGGAGGTCGACGTCCACGCCACGCGACGCTGCATCCTCGGCCTGCGTCACAACGACCCCAACATCCTCGCCCGACGGACCGCCTACGCCGAGAGCATCGTCTTCATCGATCGGCAGATCGGTCGCATCCTCGACGCGCTGGAGACGTCGGGTCGGCTGGAGCACACGACGATCCTCTTCGCCGCCGATCACGGCGACATGTTGGGCGATCTGGACCTCGTCGAGAAGGGGCCGTTTCCATACTCGGCCCAGCTCGAAGTGCCGATGATCCTTGCCAATCAAAACACGGTCGAGTCGGGTGTTCGTACCGACACACTCGTGAACGTCATCGACATCCCGGGTACCGCGATCGATATCGGCGGCGACGAACGCGGCATCGGCATGGCCGAGAGCCTTGTCGATCTCGCTTCAGGCAAATCAGAACGACGGCGGTCGATCAACTTCAGCGAGTTCTGCAACGCCTTCAAGCTCGTCGAGGACCAGCGCTACCGCTACGCGTGCTACCCGTTCACCTCGCAGCGGCAGCTCTTCGATCTCGAATCCGACCCATTCTGCCTGGAAAACCTGGCTGATCAGCCGGAGCAGGCGTCGCGTGTGGCTGAGATGGAGCGGCACGTGCTCGATTTCGCGTGCCTCACACACGGCGTTCGGGTCGAAGCCCACGATCTGGTGATGGCGCAGCAGGAGACGCTGGAGCGACTGTGGCCGCGTTACGCGGAGGAAATGCCGATCATGTTCCCCCTGACGGCCGCCCAGCGAGACGCCTTGGCCGCGGCGGGGCTCCCGGCGGAGATGAATCGTGTCTTCGAAACGCGGACGCCGACACGTCGTTACCAGCCTGCATATTGGGAGAAAACCTCCTCCTGA
- a CDS encoding sulfatase: MPKRPNILYIMADDHAAKAISAYGSRLASVFQTPNLDRIASEGVRLDNCFCTNAICTPSRATILTGQHSHTNGVRTLSDPLPTTSDTFPQHFQRAGYETALFGKWHLHSEPQGFDRYRILPGQGLYKNPFFIDKGEFDWSGDFQPHDTTNGKQRQGYVTDLITDDTIDFLKTRDQDKPFLLFCHHKAPHDDFEYADRHEHLFDGVEIPEPDNLWEDHALRSACTRHYGTSVSDRNPFRNAIISQSRPDYPTGPLDVSGLDAEGRTKAAYQKYLKDYLRCVKAIDEGVGRILDYLDESGLADDTLVIYTSDQGMFLGEHDYIDKRWIYDEALQMPWVARLPGEIPAGSTSDALVCNVDFADTLLDYAGLDAMPGSQGKSFRAVMSGSTCEHHEAIYYRYWMHMTHHHNPAHYGIRTKTQKLIHFYGLPLDANGALPYSTPPGWEYYDLAADPMEDANRIDDPAAAEEVESLHEQLRALKTELGDPDDRYPEMLALPTAR; the protein is encoded by the coding sequence GTGCCGAAGCGGCCCAACATCCTGTACATCATGGCCGACGATCACGCGGCCAAAGCCATCAGTGCCTATGGCTCGCGACTGGCGTCGGTCTTCCAAACGCCGAACCTCGATCGCATCGCCAGCGAAGGCGTTCGCCTGGACAACTGCTTCTGCACGAACGCCATCTGCACGCCGAGCCGCGCGACAATCCTGACCGGCCAGCACTCGCACACCAACGGCGTCCGCACGCTCAGCGATCCGCTGCCGACGACCAGCGACACCTTCCCGCAGCACTTCCAACGCGCCGGGTACGAGACCGCGCTATTCGGGAAGTGGCACCTCCACTCGGAGCCGCAGGGGTTCGATCGCTACCGCATCCTCCCCGGGCAAGGGCTCTACAAAAACCCGTTCTTCATCGACAAGGGCGAGTTCGATTGGTCGGGCGACTTCCAGCCGCACGACACGACCAACGGAAAGCAGCGCCAGGGCTACGTCACCGATCTGATCACCGACGACACGATCGACTTCTTGAAGACGCGTGATCAGGACAAGCCGTTCTTGCTCTTCTGCCACCACAAAGCGCCGCACGACGACTTCGAGTACGCCGATCGCCACGAGCACCTCTTTGACGGCGTCGAGATTCCAGAGCCCGACAACCTGTGGGAAGACCATGCTCTTCGGTCAGCCTGCACGAGGCACTACGGGACGAGCGTCAGCGACCGCAATCCGTTCCGGAACGCGATCATCTCCCAGTCGCGCCCCGACTACCCGACCGGCCCACTCGACGTGTCCGGCCTCGATGCCGAGGGGCGCACCAAGGCCGCGTACCAGAAGTACCTCAAGGACTACCTGCGTTGCGTGAAGGCGATCGACGAAGGCGTGGGTCGGATCCTCGACTACCTCGACGAGTCGGGGCTGGCCGACGACACGCTCGTCATCTACACGAGCGACCAGGGCATGTTCCTGGGCGAGCACGATTACATCGACAAGCGATGGATCTACGACGAGGCGCTGCAGATGCCGTGGGTTGCCCGACTGCCCGGCGAAATCCCGGCCGGGTCGACGAGTGACGCGCTCGTGTGCAACGTCGATTTCGCCGACACGCTGCTCGATTACGCCGGGCTCGACGCGATGCCCGGTTCGCAAGGCAAGAGCTTCCGAGCGGTCATGAGCGGCAGCACGTGCGAGCATCACGAAGCGATCTACTACCGCTACTGGATGCACATGACGCATCACCACAATCCCGCCCACTACGGCATTCGAACCAAGACCCAGAAGCTCATCCACTTCTACGGGCTACCGCTCGATGCCAACGGCGCGCTGCCGTACAGCACGCCACCCGGCTGGGAGTACTACGACCTCGCGGCCGATCCGATGGAAGACGCAAACCGGATCGATGACCCCGCCGCAGCGGAGGAAGTCGAGTCACTGCACGAGCAATTGCGTGCGCTCAAAACCGAACTCGGCGACCCCGACGATCGTTACCCAGAAATGCTCGCCCTTCCGACAGCGCGATGA